Proteins found in one Panthera tigris isolate Pti1 chromosome B3, P.tigris_Pti1_mat1.1, whole genome shotgun sequence genomic segment:
- the INSM2 gene encoding insulinoma-associated protein 2, with translation MPRGFLVKRTKRTGGSYRVRLAERIFPLLGPQGAPPFPEEASSAPQPGAEQVAPPTLEEEAAARELSGSSCQAARVSPGEGGQEGAAEWRADGREGPGPSPSPTKPAVVELRRAFLERCLSSPVSAESFPGGAAAVAAFSSSAAPAAAPTSGEQFLLPLRAPFPEPEFHPDPAPLSVTLQGLKRAAGNERRAKAPPGCASGPAAAGVKKPKAMRKLSFADEVTTSPVLGLKIKEEEPGAPSRGLGGSRTPLGEFICQLCKEQYADPFALAQHRCSRIVRVEYRCPECDKVFSCPANLASHRRWHKPRPAAANAATVSSADGKPPPSSASPDSGAVASFLAEGKENSRAEQTADQHLQARDSSRAEQHQDSAPHPGLQVSHPEPPLPQVPYTEGMLGRRVPGPGSASGVGGTEIFMCPYCHKKFRRQAYLRKHLGTHEAGSARALAPGFGSEHGAPLAFACPLCGAHFPSADIRDKHRLWHAVREELLLPALAGAPPEAPSPGGASDGSAQQIFSCKHCPSTFFSSPGLTRHINKCHPSESRQVLLLQMPLRPGC, from the coding sequence ATGCCGAGGGGCTTCCTGGTAAAGCGAACTAAACGGACAGGGGGCTCCTACCGAGTGCGCCTAGCTGAGCGGATCTTCCCACTGCTGGGGCCCCAGGGGGCGCCGCCCTTCCCCGAGGAGGCTTCCAGTGCTCCCCAGCCAGGTGCGGAGCAGGTGGCACCCCCCAccctggaggaggaggcggcAGCCCGCGAGCTGTCGGGGTCGTCCTGTCAGGCGGCTAGGGTGAGCCCAGGGGAGGGCGGGCAGGAAGGTGCTGCGGAGTGGAGGGCGGATGGCAGGGAGGGCCCCGGGCCCAGCCCCAGTCCCACCAAGCCGGCGGTCGTGGAGCTGCGCCGGGCATTCCTGGAGCGCTGCCTCAGCTCACCCGTCTCTGCAGAGTCCTTCCCCGGGGGTGCCGCCGCGGTGGCTGCTTTCTCCAGCTCGGCGGCGCCAGCAGCTGCACCGACCTCCGGGGAGCAGTTCCTGCTGCCGCTCCGGGCACCATTCCCAGAGCCAGAGTTCCATCCAGACCCTGCTCCCCTCTCGGTCACCCTGCAAGGCCTAAAGCGGGCCGCTGGCAACGAGCGCCGTGCCAAGGCACCTCCGGGCTGCGCGTCTGGACCCGCGGCCGCCGGAGTCAAGAAGCCAAAGGCCATGAGGAAGTTGAGCTTCGCAGATGAAGTGACCACGTCCCCTGTTCTGGGCCTGAAGATCAAGGAGGAGGAGCCCGGAGCACCGTCCAGGGGCCTGGGGGGCAGCCGCACGCCACTGGGGGAGTTTATCTGCCAGCTATGCAAGGAGCAGTACGCGGACCCCTTCGCTCTGGCTCAGCACCGCTGCTCCCGCATCGTACGCGTCGAATACCGCTGCCCTGAGTGCGACAAGGTCTTCAGCTGCCCTGCGAACCTCGCCTCCCATCGCCGTTGGCACAAGCCCCGTCCCGCAGCGGCAAATGCTGCCACAGTCTCTTCAGCCGACGGGAAGCCACCTCCTTCCTCAGCCTCCCCAGACTCTGGGGCTGTTGCATCTTTCTTGGCGGAGGGGAAGGAGAACAGCCGGGCAGAGCAAACGGCGGATCAGCACCTGCAGGCGAGGGACAGCTCCAGGGCGGAGCAGCACCAGGACAGCGCCCCACACCCGGGCCTCCAGGTGTCCCACCCCGAGCCACCGCTGCCTCAGGTCCCCTATACGGAGGGGATGTTGGGGCGCCGGGTGCCTGGGCCAGGCAGTGCCAGTGGTGTCGGGGGAACCGAGATCTTCATGTGCCCATATTGCCACAAAAAGTTCCGTCGCCAAGCCTATCTGCGCAAGCACCTAGGCACTCACGAGGCAGGCTCTGCTCGTGCACTTGCCCCGGGCTTTGGCTCTGAACACGGTGCCCCGCTCGCCTTCGCTTGCCCGCTGTGCGGGGCCCACTTCCCTTCCGCAGACATCAGGGACAAGCACCGGTTGTGGCACGCGGTCCGCGAGGAGCTGCTCCTGCCTGCTCTGGCTGGGGCCCCCCCTGAAGCTCCAAGCCCAGGCGGGGCATCCGACGGGAGTGCTCAGCAAATTTTCTCGTGCAAACACTGCCCTTCCACTTTTTTTAGCTCCCCGGGGCTGACCCGGCACATAAATAAGTGCCACCCCTCAGAAAGTCGGCAGGTACTGCTGCTGCAGATGCCGTTGCGGCCTGGCTGTTGA